In one window of Pseudochaenichthys georgianus chromosome 5, fPseGeo1.2, whole genome shotgun sequence DNA:
- the cd8b gene encoding uncharacterized protein cd8b, producing MTLLPLAWTLWTVSLWSLGLSQTLLQEPLTVLYPKILSSSSIECDCADVACDSVYWFRSISNNSKMEFIGQGNHADRIILGNGVDKRRFKFINKSKILFVLQIFNLTKEDTGTYSCVLKKRNSETWKPGFLLLPGVTPQIIKTDTTKPTVKSVCRCNKSPQDGCGSLVFWPLVGFIAALVLTLVGTLYYFSRLPKKCRHHFVKKR from the exons ATGACCCTGCTGCCGCTGGCATGGACACTGTGGACGGTTTCTCTGTGGTCGTTGG GTTTGAGCCAGACCCTGCTGCAGGAACCTCTCACTGTTCTTTATCCCAAGATCCTCAGTTCCTCGTCTATTGAGTGTGACTGCGCTGACGTCGCCTGTGACTCCGTCTACTGGTTCCGAAGCATTTCCAACAACAGCAAAATGGAGTTCATCGGCCAGGGCAACCATGCTGACCGGATCATACTCGGGAATGGAGTGGACAAGAGACGGTTCAAATTCATCAACAAGAGCAAGATTCTCTTTGTGCTACAGATCTTCAACTTGACAAAAGAGGACACAGGAACTTATTCTTGTGTCCTGAAGAAGAGAAACAGTGAAACCTGGAAGCCTGGGTTTCTTCTCCTGCCGGGAG TGACCCCTCAAATAATAAAAACTGACACAACAAAACCGACCGTCAAGTCAGTCTGTCGCTGCAACAAGTCTCCACAGG ATGGCTGTGGCTCCCTGGTTTTCTGGCCATTGGTTGGATTTATCGCAGCCCTGGTTCTAACTCTCGTTGGCACGCTGTACTACTTTAGCC GGCTACCCAAAAAGTGTCGGCACCACTTTGTGAA GAAGCGGTAG
- the cd8a gene encoding T-cell surface glycoprotein CD8 alpha chain, whose translation MDQKLILVILMICHEMTSGAIIDKAVKEGESVQINCDPRDKGTMIVWFRHLDTTGMEFIASFTNYGMPKSTGNSISELFRPSKVSPNSLTLQSFNEIRDSGVYSCAGVKGNELIFGNPTRLFREKVKVPVEVTSQATEQTKCTTASPCVCESGNKPGETSPEMFCSLIILGPLAGGCGLLLLLLIITTVYCNRMRTRRCPHHYKRKPVMAPGKQLMTDSHV comes from the exons ATGGACCAAAAGTTGATTCTGGTGATTCTGATGATTTGTCATG AAATGACTTCAGGAGCTATCATAGACAAGGCAGTGAAGGAAGGAGAGTCGGTTCAAATAAATTGTGATCCTAGGGACAAGGGCACCATGATCGTCTGGTTTCGACATCTGGACACAACTGGCATGGAGTTCATTGCATCTTTCACCAATTACGGCATGCCAAAGTCCACTGGAAACTCCATTTCCGAATTATTCAGGCCCTCCAAGGTTTCGCCAAATTCTTTAACACTGCAGTCTTTCAACGAAATTCGGGACAGCGGCGTTTACAGCTGTGCGGGGGTCAAAGGCAATGAACTGATATTCGGCAACCCAACACGACTGTTCCGAG aaaaagttaaagtgccAGTAGAAGTAACCTCGCAGGCCACTGAGCAAACAAAATGCACGACTGCCTCGCCGTGTGTTTGTGAGAGCGGTAACAAGCCAG GGGAAACCAGTCCTGAGATGTTTTGCTCTCTAATCATTCTGGGCCCACTGGCTGGCGGCTGTGGCCTCCTTCTTCTACTCCTCATCATCACCACCGTGTACTGCAACC GCATGAGGACACGGAGATGCCCACACCATTACAAAAGAAA ACCGGTGATGGCTCCTGGAAAACAACTGATGACCGACAGTCATGTTTGA
- the LOC117446108 gene encoding calpastatin-like, which translates to MRVTSRWYAVFFSWQGWLVWLVAGLSGLNQLNQPSWCPQLRPEDIISEDKHKKEKGVFVGERDDSIPPEYRFNEEESKKRPAPKPEPSINTGDALDFLSGDFAFSSSAPVVQAPVITPSAPPAQVHTGSSTALCRLCSGRLGGGDFVSSTAASTVKSSACAPTESAADLAAGADNALDALDALSDTLKDITPVPMPAPVPTKDLVNEEKLKEERLIKMGERDDTWPPEYRPTGKSMDDKTALDLLSSDFSAAASLAVAPVASDTATTKLEPPVLDSEPLKVAREIHCYL; encoded by the exons ATGCGAGTGACCAGCCGCTGGTATGCTGTTTTTTTTAGCTGGCAAGGATGGCTGGTTTGGCTGGTGGCCGGTTTATCTGGTTTAAACCAGCTGAACCAGCCATCCTGGTGTCCTCAGCTCAGACCTGAGGACATCATCTCG GAGGACAAACACAAGAAGGAGAAGGGTGTGTTTGTAGGAGAGAGGGATGACTCCATTCCTCCAGAATACAGGTTCAATGAGGAGGAAAGCAAAAAAAGGCCTGCTCCTAAACCTGAG CCCTCCATCAACACTGGTGATGCTCTGGACTTTTTATCTGGAGACTTTGCGTTCTCCTCATCCGCTCCTGTGGTTCAGGCTCCTGTCATCACCCCCTCAGCCCCCCCTGCACAGGTACACACTGGATCCAGCACTG CCCTCTGCAGACTTTGCTCTGGACGCCTTGGCGGGGGAGACTTTGTTTCCTCCACGGCTGCTTCGACGGTGAAGTCCTCTGCATGTGCTCCCACAGAATCTGCCGCAGAT CTGGCCGCAGGAGCAGACAATGCCCTGGATGCTCTGGATGCTCTGTCAGACACCTTGAAGGACATCACACCCGTCCCTATGCCCGCCCCAGTTCCTACCAAAGACCTCGTCAAT gaGGAGAAGCTGAAAGAAGAAAGGCTGATTAAGATGGGGGAGAGAGACGACACGTGGCCACCAGAGTATCGACCCACTGGG AAGTCTATGGATGATAAGACAGCGTTGGACCTGCTGTCCAGTGACTTCTCTGCTGCTGCCTCTCTAGCTGTAGCACCCGTCGCTTCAGACACTGCCACAACAAAGCTGGAGCCTCCTGTGCTTGACTCAGAGCCCCTGAAGGTAGCACGGGAAATACACTGTTATttataa